The sequence GACCGGGGCAACCCCTTCAGTTCGCGACACTCCGGTGCGGATCCTGATTCGATGGGTTCAGACTTTGGGTGAAGGCGCAGGAAGTGGTTGGCCGGGTTACTTTGCGGCCGAAGGGCTGAGGGCGGCGGCGAGCTGCGTGTAGGTGGCGGTCGCGGTGGCCAGGTCGGCTCGGAGCTTCTCACCGTCGGCGTTGACCTTGTTCATCAGGTCGCTCGCGGTGGCCATCCCGCGCTCGCTCAGATCGTTTCCCAGGTATAGCTCGAGATCGTGCAGGCTTTGCATGAAGGGGACGAAGGTCTCCTTCACCGAGGAGGCGGCGTCTTTCAGCGCGTCGATCTTCGGGACCAGCTCGTCGCGCCGCGCTTTGGACGCCTGCTTGAGCTGCTCGTTCTGGATGTCTTTTTGGGCAGACTCCCATTTCTTCAGGTAGGCGTCGCGATCCTTGCGCGCCTTGTCGGCGTTGCTCCTGGCCGTCTTGGCCATCGACTCGAGCTTGTCGACGTTCTTGGTGAACGCGCCGTAGCGCGCTTTCAGGTCGGGGCCCTTGGCGACGGCCATGTCGTTCATCGACTTGAGGGTGGCGTCGATCTGAGTGCTGGCCGCTTCGATTGCCTCCTTCGATTTCAGCATCTTGGAGGCGACTTTTTCGGCTTTTTCGGGGGCCGTGGCCGCCCGGATGGACGGCACGGCCCCCAGCAGAAGGATCACCAGGAGGGTGGACAGAAGAGGGATTCTTTTCATAGCCAGGTCGCTGTCCCTCTGCTCTGTTGCCGGCTTACTGACCCCAAGACCAGTTCACGCCGGCGTTGATGCAGAACCCTTCGAAGTTGGCATTGGCATCGAAGGCGTTCAGGGCGATCGAGGTGTCCATCGTGCGCCACATCGCCTCGACGAACCCCCGGGTGTGCGTCTTGCCGAAATCGGCCCCGACCGAGGCGTACCAGCCGGTCGTATTGTCTATTTCTCCATCTTCGATGTCCAGGAAATAGTAGGTGAACCCGGCACCGACATAGAAGCCCGGCTTCTCGCCGGAGAACTTGAACTTCAAGCCGCCGTCCACCGGGATGGCGGAGATGTTCAGAGCCTCGGGAAGCCCGACCAGATCGGCCCCGAGGTCAGGGTAGTAAGTACCGTGGAATTCCAGCTCGAGCCAGTCGACGAAATCGAATCCGGCCCGGGCGCCGATGCCCCAGCTCGAGTCGGCTTCGTCGGTGTCCCAATAGGCCCCGTAGAGGCCGGCAGTCCCCGCCTGGGCCGGTATGGAAAACAGGGCCGCGGCGAACGCGCAGATCAGCAGTCTCTTCCAGTTCACGGAGGGCTCTCCTCTAAGTAGGCGTCCGATTCAGCGGGCCCGGAAGGATCGGGACGCGCGATCCCACGGGGTAGAGGACATCCGCTTGCGGACCGCGCGCCGGGTCTGCCGTCTCATGGCAAGGCACGCCGCCGTCCTGGCGGACATCAGAGAGGGTGGAGCCGACCCGGACGGCGCCTCGCCGTCGTCCGGGTAGAGAGGGATATTCGACCGGAGCTGGCTACCGGGAGGCCCCGGCTCCCGGTCGAATGTTAGAGGATAAAGCCTTGATGGCTTCCCGACCACGATCGATGTCGGCTTTTACCGCCGCGCCATCGCTGGTGCACTTCGCCATCAGGTTGCCGGATAGGGATATCCCTTGCTGGCTCAGATTGTTACCCAGGTAGAGGTCGAGGTCTTTGAGGCTCTGCATGAGGGGATAGAAAGTATCTCTCGCCGAGGTCAGCGAGCCATGGATTGCGTCGATCATGGGCATCAGCTCGTCGCGGCGGGCCTGGGAGGCCGCCTTGAGCTGCTCGTTCTGGATTTTGTCCTGGGCCGACTGCCATTTCTTGAGGTAGGCGCCACGGTCCGAAGCCGCTTTTTCGGCGCTGGAGCGGGCTTTTTTCGCCATCGAGCCGAGGGTCGCGAAGTTGTCGTGGAAGTCCTCGTAGCGGGCGGCGAGGTCCTCCGGCTTGGCCGCGGAGATGGCATTCATCGAATCGAGGGTGGCGGCGAGCTGGTTGGCGGCCTTGTCCAGCAAGGCTTCCACATCCAGCATCCGGGCCGCCAGCTTCTCGGCCTTTTCGGGGCTGGTGGCCGCGTGAAGAGGTGCCGCGACCCCCGCCGTGCAGACGACGAGGGCCGCGGCGAGAACGGCTCGCATCAGGCCGCGCGCCGACACGCGGCGGCTCATTTGCCCCAGGTCCAGTTGACGCCGAACTGGCCCGTCAGGCCGTCGAAGCTGGCGTCGCCGCTGAGAATTCCGGAGTCGATGGTGGCGTCCATCGCGCGCCACATCACCTCGAAGAACAGCCGG comes from Candidatus Polarisedimenticolia bacterium and encodes:
- a CDS encoding DUF2959 family protein; protein product: MSRRVSARGLMRAVLAAALVVCTAGVAAPLHAATSPEKAEKLAARMLDVEALLDKAANQLAATLDSMNAISAAKPEDLAARYEDFHDNFATLGSMAKKARSSAEKAASDRGAYLKKWQSAQDKIQNEQLKAASQARRDELMPMIDAIHGSLTSARDTFYPLMQSLKDLDLYLGNNLSQQGISLSGNLMAKCTSDGAAVKADIDRGREAIKALSSNIRPGAGASR
- a CDS encoding DUF2959 family protein, with product MKRIPLLSTLLVILLLGAVPSIRAATAPEKAEKVASKMLKSKEAIEAASTQIDATLKSMNDMAVAKGPDLKARYGAFTKNVDKLESMAKTARSNADKARKDRDAYLKKWESAQKDIQNEQLKQASKARRDELVPKIDALKDAASSVKETFVPFMQSLHDLELYLGNDLSERGMATASDLMNKVNADGEKLRADLATATATYTQLAAALSPSAAK
- a CDS encoding outer membrane beta-barrel protein, with amino-acid sequence MNWKRLLICAFAAALFSIPAQAGTAGLYGAYWDTDEADSSWGIGARAGFDFVDWLELEFHGTYYPDLGADLVGLPEALNISAIPVDGGLKFKFSGEKPGFYVGAGFTYYFLDIEDGEIDNTTGWYASVGADFGKTHTRGFVEAMWRTMDTSIALNAFDANANFEGFCINAGVNWSWGQ